A window of Streptomyces gilvosporeus contains these coding sequences:
- a CDS encoding response regulator encodes MRFAPRIWHKLLALCIALMVPLGVATFSLVDQQNSKIDFTRTELSGVRYLRPLSTLVQDVSDRRALLHREITGESVPRSRITAADRAVSADFTALVQVDRRLREPLRTTVPDLSAKGKSLLAPAALRHDWAQLASAPTDVRADVPRYTRLIGNLLALGSYVGDTSKLILDPDLDTYYTMAGLLLREPQMMNQLYQMAERGDSILAQGNRSTGNQVRIAYDTTVLNQNLLQLNSDLNRAFGATSHAGLRPAIRPLLAKATSSVREVTGTVNRQFTSSNRSTVPRAAWWAQATGAIRANSHLWKALFGQEDHMLNARLDNLHARNLRVLAGIAAVLAVIIVVAALLSRRITGNVAAVVHAARALAAGDLTRRATVRSRDEVGAMATAFNIMAGRLQESYSAVEEEVRQRTAELNQKTESLSLLQHVAAAANEAGSWEDAAQTTLDLVCRHMGWPVGHVHLVESPSGSGSSTDRPARDAELTTSRIRHVDEQNLRVPLHDIAAAAGLYEPNGLPATVRATGRPAWIRDITTGSAGPRPTPPGIAESAGVTGRIAFPVVIGKDVAAVLDFLTPEAMEPNEALLRLMVNVSTQLGRVLERSRAAAELQASKEAAEVATQAKSAFLATMSHEIRTPMNAVIGMTEILLDTPLNAEQAEFAHVIQKSGNGLLTIINDILDFSKFEAGKFDLHLEPLQLRQCVESAFDFVTPMAAEKADLDLAYIIDPELPEEIIGDIDRLRQILINLLNNAVKFTETGEVVLRVAWAEAESGSFPEPPETLHPRASEDADGVIRLHFSVCDTGIGMAADRLDQLFRPFEQLDTSTTRRFGGTGLGLAISKRLAELMGGTMWVESERDVGSTFHFTVKTREVPEAMRSSQVISRIELRGKHLLVVDDKSTNRMILTRQASAWGMVVRATGSPREALEWIRQGDPFDIGILDMQMPDMDGITLAEEIRHYRSMTELPLYLLTSVGRPMATRESLAEFSGYHAKPIRAAELYTDLCRTLLGVTVPVESSRTAQRPEAKESRPAPLRILLAEDNLVNQQLIVRMVRKIGHSVDTVGNGAEALESLQHTRYDVLLMDVQMPVLDGLDASRQIHQSLPAAERPYIIALTANAMSEDRDACLAAGMDDYLRKPLRGVDLAEALDRVPLGPPVSSPKTAQPARSPETATSAAGPGAVPPAAGPETAQPEPEACAGTEAAALPVLDTPTFERLVGSFGKEFVSRLIDAFLEDSPQLIESLRRSLDQGNGSELRRAAHTLKSHANTFGFPRLARPCQDAEDIGASGDPSAAAPLVTRIEGEYRAARDGLVAQRAELGHDR; translated from the coding sequence ATGCGCTTCGCGCCCCGCATCTGGCACAAGCTGCTGGCCCTCTGCATCGCCCTCATGGTCCCCCTCGGGGTGGCCACGTTCTCCCTGGTCGACCAGCAGAACAGCAAGATCGACTTTACTCGGACCGAGCTGAGCGGCGTCCGATACCTGCGTCCCTTGAGCACATTGGTGCAGGACGTCTCCGACCGCCGCGCGCTGCTGCACCGCGAGATCACCGGAGAGTCCGTACCGAGGAGCCGCATCACGGCAGCCGACCGTGCCGTCAGCGCGGACTTCACGGCGCTCGTACAGGTCGACCGGCGGCTGAGGGAGCCGCTGCGCACGACCGTCCCCGACCTCTCCGCCAAGGGCAAGAGCCTGCTGGCGCCCGCGGCTCTGCGCCACGACTGGGCACAGCTGGCGTCTGCTCCGACCGACGTCCGCGCCGACGTGCCGCGGTACACCCGGCTCATCGGGAACCTGCTGGCGCTCGGTTCCTACGTCGGCGACACCTCGAAACTGATTCTCGACCCCGACCTCGACACGTACTACACGATGGCCGGGCTGCTGCTCCGCGAGCCGCAGATGATGAACCAGCTCTACCAGATGGCGGAGAGGGGAGACTCGATACTGGCCCAGGGCAACCGGTCCACCGGCAACCAGGTACGCATCGCCTACGACACCACGGTGCTCAACCAGAACCTCCTCCAGCTCAACAGCGATCTGAACCGGGCGTTCGGGGCCACCTCCCACGCCGGGCTCCGCCCCGCGATCCGGCCCCTGCTGGCCAAGGCCACCTCATCGGTCCGCGAGGTGACCGGCACCGTGAACCGGCAGTTCACGAGCAGCAACCGGAGTACAGTCCCGCGGGCCGCCTGGTGGGCCCAGGCCACCGGCGCCATCCGGGCGAACTCACACCTGTGGAAAGCCCTGTTCGGCCAGGAAGACCACATGCTGAACGCCCGCCTGGACAACCTCCACGCCCGCAACCTGCGAGTGCTGGCCGGCATCGCCGCAGTCCTCGCCGTGATCATCGTGGTGGCCGCGCTGCTCTCCCGACGCATCACAGGCAATGTGGCGGCCGTGGTGCACGCCGCGCGGGCTCTGGCCGCGGGCGACCTCACGCGCCGCGCGACGGTACGGAGCCGCGATGAGGTCGGCGCGATGGCCACCGCCTTCAACATCATGGCCGGGAGGCTCCAGGAGAGCTACTCCGCCGTCGAGGAGGAGGTCCGCCAGCGCACCGCGGAGCTGAACCAGAAGACCGAGTCGCTCAGTCTCCTCCAGCACGTGGCTGCCGCCGCCAACGAGGCGGGCAGCTGGGAGGACGCGGCGCAGACGACCCTGGACCTGGTGTGCCGGCACATGGGGTGGCCGGTCGGCCACGTCCACCTCGTCGAGTCCCCGTCCGGCTCGGGCTCCAGCACCGATCGACCCGCTCGGGATGCGGAGTTGACCACGTCGCGCATCCGGCACGTCGACGAGCAGAACCTGCGGGTGCCACTGCACGACATCGCCGCAGCGGCCGGACTGTACGAGCCCAACGGCCTGCCCGCCACGGTGCGCGCCACCGGCCGCCCCGCCTGGATACGTGACATCACCACGGGGTCCGCCGGGCCTCGCCCGACGCCGCCCGGCATCGCAGAGAGCGCCGGAGTGACCGGCAGGATCGCCTTCCCGGTCGTCATCGGGAAGGACGTCGCGGCGGTCCTCGACTTCCTGACTCCGGAGGCCATGGAGCCGAACGAGGCCTTGCTGCGGCTGATGGTCAACGTCAGCACCCAGCTCGGACGGGTACTGGAACGGTCCCGCGCTGCCGCGGAACTCCAGGCGTCCAAGGAGGCAGCAGAGGTCGCCACCCAGGCAAAGAGCGCGTTCCTCGCGACCATGAGCCATGAGATCCGCACGCCGATGAACGCGGTGATCGGCATGACCGAGATTCTGCTGGACACCCCGCTCAATGCCGAACAGGCCGAATTTGCTCATGTCATCCAGAAAAGTGGTAACGGCCTGCTCACCATCATCAACGACATCCTCGACTTCTCCAAGTTCGAGGCCGGAAAATTCGATCTCCACCTTGAGCCGCTACAGCTTCGACAGTGCGTGGAATCAGCCTTCGACTTCGTCACTCCGATGGCCGCGGAGAAGGCGGACCTCGACTTGGCGTACATCATCGATCCGGAATTGCCGGAAGAAATCATCGGAGATATCGACCGGCTGCGCCAGATCCTCATCAATCTGCTCAACAACGCCGTCAAATTCACGGAAACCGGCGAAGTCGTCCTCAGGGTCGCATGGGCCGAAGCGGAATCGGGCTCTTTTCCGGAGCCGCCGGAAACGCTCCACCCACGCGCTTCCGAGGACGCGGACGGTGTCATCCGCCTCCACTTCTCCGTGTGCGACACCGGAATCGGAATGGCCGCGGACCGCCTCGACCAGCTGTTCCGGCCTTTCGAGCAGCTCGACACGTCCACCACCCGGCGCTTCGGCGGGACGGGACTCGGACTCGCCATCAGCAAGCGGCTGGCCGAGCTGATGGGAGGCACGATGTGGGTCGAGAGCGAACGGGACGTGGGGTCGACCTTCCACTTCACAGTGAAAACACGCGAAGTTCCCGAAGCGATGCGTTCCAGCCAGGTGATCTCCCGTATCGAGCTCCGCGGAAAACACCTGCTGGTCGTGGACGACAAATCCACGAACCGGATGATTCTCACGCGCCAGGCGAGCGCCTGGGGGATGGTGGTACGCGCCACCGGATCCCCGCGGGAGGCTCTCGAATGGATCCGGCAAGGCGATCCGTTCGACATCGGAATTCTGGATATGCAGATGCCGGACATGGACGGCATCACGCTCGCGGAAGAAATCCGCCACTACCGGAGCATGACAGAGCTGCCGTTGTACCTGCTGACTTCTGTGGGCCGCCCCATGGCGACCCGAGAGAGTCTGGCGGAGTTCTCCGGATACCACGCCAAACCCATCCGGGCGGCGGAACTCTACACGGACCTCTGCCGCACGCTGCTCGGTGTCACGGTGCCCGTCGAATCGTCCCGCACGGCGCAGCGGCCGGAGGCGAAAGAGAGCCGTCCCGCCCCCCTGCGCATCCTTCTGGCCGAGGACAACCTGGTGAACCAGCAGCTGATCGTGCGGATGGTCCGGAAGATCGGTCACTCGGTGGATACCGTCGGCAACGGAGCCGAAGCGCTGGAGTCACTGCAACACACGCGGTACGACGTGCTCCTCATGGACGTACAGATGCCGGTTTTGGACGGCTTGGACGCCTCCCGGCAGATCCACCAGTCCCTGCCCGCCGCGGAACGGCCGTACATCATCGCCCTCACCGCCAATGCGATGAGCGAGGACCGCGACGCCTGCCTCGCCGCCGGGATGGACGACTACCTCAGAAAGCCCCTGCGCGGCGTCGATCTCGCCGAGGCACTCGACCGTGTGCCCCTCGGTCCCCCCGTGTCGAGTCCGAAGACGGCACAACCTGCACGGAGCCCGGAGACAGCAACGTCCGCAGCAGGGCCGGGAGCGGTGCCGCCCGCAGCCGGCCCGGAGACGGCGCAGCCCGAGCCAGAGGCCTGTGCCGGCACCGAGGCGGCGGCCCTGCCCGTCCTCGACACACCCACCTTCGAGCGCCTGGTCGGATCCTTCGGCAAGGAATTCGTCAGCCGGCTCATCGATGCCTTCCTGGAGGACTCCCCCCAACTGATCGAAAGCCTTCGCCGCAGCCTCGACCAGGGGAACGGAAGCGAACTCCGAAGAGCTGCCCACACGCTCAAGTCCCACGCGAACACCTTTGGATTCCCGCGTCTCGCCCGGCCCTGCCAGGACGCGGAGGACATCGGCGCCAGCGGGGATCCCAGCGCAGCAGCACCGCTGGTGACCCGCATCGAAGGGGAGTACCGCGCTGCGAGAGACGGGCTGGTCGCCCAGAGAGCGGAGCTTGGCCATGACCGATAG
- a CDS encoding helix-turn-helix transcriptional regulator has product MSAEASASLVISEFAKSGSPEPEDDGFLSACWSATGGNPLLLKELTEALAAEHVEPTAEHIPQVYALGPRAIARRVALWMRRLPHSCGPLTCAIAVLGDGADLSCAAELAGLDRDEALQAAKSLEHAQILHTAVPSDAMNPRWGFVHPLVRTAVYEEITPVDCHRAHRTAAHLLRDSEAEIEKVALHLLRTLPSGDAETVTLLWSAARSALARGSPGTAAKYLRRALAEPPPTGDRLDLLFALGSAMRRVDSAAAVPYLTEAHELAGPSRQRVEIALALGDALLALRRAEEALAIWQQGLNDTTPQDTELLYRLNACILSIPLYEPGRPDLRKDILGRVAALRSPKPSESMGGRYLDCVIAGHDAIIGDPRAVVRAQRALRDAPTGPPDGQMSLSFGWLALISADRREVLGSLDAAVEQAHRQGSVNDLTGALVYRAMAWLYRGYLDEAAADASDAMHAVDTSSLDLRRLVLGPVQAEVQIEQGALSRAQATLEWTGVPDPAPLTGLMYYVLYSRAHLLRLQGRTTEALNTALAAGTSFSAAGGDNPAIVPWRSEAALCLHLLGRDEDARTMADSELRLARYWSAPRALGRALRIAGTLGEGDADVGLLRQAVTRLKDSPARLEYAKALADYGAALRRHGVRSQARTLLSDALDIAEARGAAPLVQQIKDELHVAGIRPRRHAVTGLQSLTPSEQRVYDLAIAGHTNREIAQQLFVTAKTVEVHLSSVYRKLGVTSRRQLGGLSERTHSADEPE; this is encoded by the coding sequence TTGAGTGCCGAGGCATCGGCCTCGCTCGTCATCAGTGAATTCGCGAAATCCGGGTCACCCGAACCGGAGGACGACGGATTCCTCTCGGCCTGCTGGTCCGCGACCGGCGGGAATCCCCTTCTGCTCAAGGAGCTCACCGAGGCACTCGCCGCCGAGCACGTCGAACCCACCGCCGAGCACATCCCGCAGGTCTACGCCCTGGGCCCGCGCGCGATCGCCCGGCGGGTGGCGCTGTGGATGCGGCGCCTCCCCCACAGCTGTGGGCCGCTGACCTGCGCCATCGCGGTGCTCGGGGACGGTGCGGACCTCAGCTGTGCGGCGGAGCTGGCGGGGCTTGACCGGGACGAGGCACTTCAGGCGGCGAAGAGCCTCGAACACGCCCAGATCCTCCACACCGCCGTGCCGTCGGACGCGATGAACCCCCGGTGGGGGTTTGTCCATCCGCTGGTGCGTACCGCCGTGTACGAGGAGATCACACCGGTCGATTGCCACCGCGCACACCGGACCGCCGCGCACCTGCTCCGGGACTCCGAGGCCGAGATCGAGAAGGTCGCCCTGCACCTGCTGCGCACCTTGCCCTCTGGAGACGCCGAAACCGTGACCCTGCTGTGGTCGGCGGCGCGGAGCGCCCTGGCCCGCGGCTCCCCGGGGACCGCGGCGAAGTATCTGCGCCGCGCCCTGGCCGAGCCCCCGCCGACCGGTGACAGGCTCGACCTTCTCTTCGCCCTCGGCAGCGCCATGCGGCGAGTGGACAGCGCGGCAGCCGTTCCGTATCTCACGGAGGCACACGAACTGGCCGGGCCGTCCCGGCAGCGCGTCGAAATCGCACTGGCCCTCGGCGACGCGCTGCTCGCGCTGCGGCGCGCCGAAGAAGCCCTGGCGATCTGGCAACAGGGCCTGAACGATACGACACCGCAGGACACCGAACTGCTCTACCGGCTGAACGCCTGCATCCTTTCCATCCCGCTCTACGAACCCGGCCGGCCAGATCTGCGTAAGGACATCCTCGGCCGCGTTGCGGCACTGCGCTCTCCCAAGCCGAGCGAGAGCATGGGCGGCAGGTACCTGGACTGCGTCATCGCCGGGCACGACGCGATCATCGGCGACCCGCGGGCAGTGGTCCGGGCGCAGCGCGCGCTCCGCGACGCGCCGACCGGGCCGCCCGACGGACAGATGTCGCTGTCCTTCGGCTGGCTGGCCCTGATCAGCGCCGACCGCAGGGAGGTCCTGGGCAGTCTGGACGCCGCGGTCGAGCAGGCGCACCGGCAAGGGTCGGTCAACGACCTGACCGGGGCGCTGGTCTACCGCGCGATGGCGTGGCTGTACCGGGGGTATCTCGACGAGGCTGCCGCGGACGCCTCGGACGCGATGCACGCCGTCGACACGTCCTCGCTGGATCTGCGCCGACTGGTCCTGGGCCCCGTCCAGGCCGAGGTGCAGATCGAGCAGGGTGCGCTGTCGCGTGCGCAGGCCACACTGGAGTGGACCGGAGTTCCCGATCCCGCACCGCTCACCGGGCTGATGTACTACGTGCTGTACAGCCGCGCCCACCTCCTGCGCCTCCAGGGCCGCACGACGGAGGCCCTCAACACCGCGCTGGCTGCGGGCACATCGTTCAGCGCGGCCGGTGGGGACAACCCCGCCATCGTCCCCTGGAGGTCGGAGGCAGCCCTGTGCCTGCATCTGCTCGGCCGGGACGAGGATGCCAGGACCATGGCCGACTCCGAGCTCAGACTGGCCCGATACTGGAGCGCGCCCCGGGCCCTCGGCCGCGCGCTGCGCATCGCCGGCACGCTGGGCGAGGGCGACGCGGACGTCGGTCTATTGCGCCAGGCCGTCACCCGACTGAAGGACTCCCCGGCCCGCCTGGAGTACGCCAAGGCACTGGCGGACTACGGGGCGGCGCTGCGCCGACACGGCGTACGGAGCCAGGCGCGGACCTTGCTCAGCGACGCCCTGGACATCGCCGAGGCCCGTGGCGCGGCCCCCCTCGTCCAGCAGATCAAGGACGAGCTGCATGTGGCCGGAATTCGCCCGCGCCGCCATGCGGTCACGGGTCTGCAGTCGCTGACACCGAGTGAGCAACGGGTCTACGACCTCGCCATCGCCGGGCACACCAACCGGGAGATCGCGCAGCAGTTGTTCGTCACGGCCAAGACCGTGGAGGTCCACCTGTCCAGCGTCTACCGGAAGCTCGGCGTCACCAGCCGACGCCAGCTGGGCGGGCTGTCGGAGCGGACCCACTCTGCGGACGAACCGGAGTGA
- a CDS encoding biotin-dependent carboxyltransferase family protein, which yields MMEILRPGPLTTVQDLGRPGHAALGVGTGGAADRGSLRLANRLVGNAESAAALEMTCGGLTVRFPVPTTLALTGAPCPATLDGRQIGMNGPVHAAAGQELTVGFPSRALRTYLAVRGGIDVPPVLGSRSTDTLSGIGPTPLDVSTHLATGTAALRFPPIDFAPRREFQDQPVLHIVPGPRNDWFTSEALTTLCTSAYEVTSDSNRVGARLAGPPLDRTIRHELPPEGMVRGALQIPPNGQPVLFLADHPVTGGYPVIAVVHEADLDQAAQLRPGQTVRFHTSPRRRPPRNRRAQLSAKP from the coding sequence ATGATGGAAATCCTCCGTCCAGGCCCCCTCACCACGGTGCAGGACCTCGGCCGTCCGGGGCACGCTGCGCTGGGTGTGGGGACCGGCGGCGCCGCGGACCGAGGCAGCCTACGGCTGGCCAACCGCCTGGTGGGCAACGCCGAGTCCGCCGCCGCCCTGGAAATGACCTGCGGCGGCCTGACCGTCCGCTTCCCCGTGCCGACCACCCTGGCCCTGACCGGGGCGCCCTGCCCGGCCACGCTCGACGGCCGACAGATCGGCATGAACGGACCGGTCCACGCCGCCGCGGGCCAGGAACTCACCGTCGGCTTCCCGAGCCGTGCCCTGCGCACCTATCTCGCCGTCCGCGGGGGCATCGACGTACCGCCGGTGCTCGGCTCGCGCTCCACCGACACCCTCTCCGGCATCGGACCCACACCGCTGGACGTGAGCACCCATCTGGCGACCGGCACGGCCGCGCTCCGCTTCCCTCCCATCGACTTCGCGCCCCGCCGCGAGTTCCAGGACCAACCCGTGCTCCACATCGTCCCCGGCCCTCGGAACGACTGGTTCACCTCCGAAGCGCTGACGACCCTCTGCACCAGCGCCTACGAGGTGACTTCCGACAGCAATCGTGTCGGCGCACGCCTCGCCGGCCCCCCGCTCGACCGGACGATCCGCCACGAGCTGCCGCCCGAAGGCATGGTCCGAGGCGCCCTCCAGATACCGCCCAACGGCCAACCGGTCCTCTTCCTCGCCGACCACCCGGTGACCGGCGGCTACCCCGTCATCGCCGTGGTGCACGAGGCCGACCTGGACCAGGCCGCCCAACTCCGCCCCGGCCAGACCGTACGCTTCCACACTTCCCCTCGCCGCCGACCTCCCCGGAACCGGCGGGCGCAGTTGTCCGCGAAGCCATGA
- a CDS encoding response regulator: protein MTDSNAVTDRTERKGRILVVDDDRTNRMMLTYRLEMAGLETATSENGVEALQMLRESDFDVVLLDILMPEMDGYATLDLMKHDQQLSRTPVIMMSAVGELDSVIRCLEMGAEDYLPKPLDHLLLTSRVNNILLKIRLEQMEHALAELTDAVQAMAGGALPTGALDQVAGQTDSVGRLARQLQQLAAVTSER, encoded by the coding sequence ATGACCGATAGCAACGCCGTGACGGACAGAACCGAAAGAAAAGGGCGCATCTTGGTCGTCGACGACGATCGCACGAACCGCATGATGCTCACCTATCGCCTGGAAATGGCCGGGCTGGAGACCGCGACATCCGAGAACGGGGTCGAGGCTCTGCAGATGCTGCGGGAGAGCGACTTCGATGTGGTGCTGCTCGACATCCTGATGCCGGAGATGGACGGCTACGCGACGCTCGATCTGATGAAACACGATCAGCAGCTCAGCCGCACGCCCGTGATCATGATGTCGGCCGTCGGCGAGCTGGACAGCGTCATCCGCTGTCTCGAAATGGGCGCCGAGGACTATCTGCCGAAGCCCCTGGACCACCTCCTGCTGACCTCAAGGGTCAACAACATCCTGCTGAAGATCCGGCTCGAGCAGATGGAACACGCGCTCGCCGAGCTCACCGATGCCGTGCAGGCCATGGCCGGCGGTGCGCTCCCGACCGGGGCCCTGGACCAGGTAGCCGGGCAAACCGACTCGGTCGGCCGGCTGGCACGACAGCTTCAGCAGCTCGCGGCCGTGACGTCGGAGCGGTAG
- a CDS encoding ATP-binding protein, translating to MSTVIRTHCVAAGEGVLLPLCRLLGRLAATAAARVAQLARYLRGTRGKVVSQPLDSHVRAVPQARRIIRAELARWGLPEHVETAELLVSELVTNALQHAWGPLHLRLSHSPVDRTLRCDIADGCPAAPPADRPPARADEDHGRGLHLVDQLSTRWGARHTATGKTVWFELRTLGSRARRRRGLRRRL from the coding sequence ATGAGTACCGTCATTCGCACCCACTGTGTCGCCGCAGGTGAGGGCGTACTGCTCCCGCTGTGCCGTCTGTTGGGGCGGCTGGCGGCGACCGCCGCTGCGCGGGTCGCTCAGCTGGCCCGGTATCTGAGGGGGACACGCGGCAAAGTGGTCTCGCAGCCGCTCGACTCGCATGTGCGCGCCGTGCCCCAGGCCCGGCGGATCATCCGGGCCGAGCTGGCCCGGTGGGGGCTGCCCGAACATGTCGAGACCGCCGAACTCCTGGTGAGCGAACTGGTCACCAACGCGCTCCAGCACGCCTGGGGCCCTCTCCACCTGCGGCTGTCCCACTCCCCCGTTGACCGGACGCTGCGCTGCGACATCGCCGACGGCTGCCCCGCCGCTCCGCCCGCTGACCGCCCACCCGCCCGCGCCGACGAGGACCACGGCCGAGGGCTGCACCTGGTCGACCAGCTCTCGACCCGCTGGGGCGCACGGCACACCGCTACGGGGAAGACCGTCTGGTTCGAACTGCGCACCCTCGGCAGCAGGGCCCGTCGGCGGCGGGGGCTGCGGCGGCGGCTCTGA
- the pip gene encoding prolyl aminopeptidase: MADLYPPTHPYDSGLLDTGDGNRIYYEQCGNPQGKPALNVHGGPGSGAPQRPTRAWDPERYRVIRFDQRNCGRSTPHASDPAADMSLNTTQHLIDDMERLREHLGIERWLLNGGSWGATLILAYAQQHPERVSEMVIPAVTTTRRTEIDWLYRGAGRFYPEAWDRFRDAVPEEERDGDLLAAYARLMENPDRAIREKAAADWLAWEDAVISNEPNGMPGMYSNREVDAQIAFVRICAHFFSNGAWLDEDQLLRNAHKLAGIPAVLVHGRHDMGSPVQTAWELAKAWPDARLHIIEDSGHAGSDAMQETVRTAIEEFKNR; encoded by the coding sequence ATGGCTGATCTCTACCCTCCGACCCATCCCTACGACAGCGGATTGCTCGACACCGGAGACGGCAACCGCATCTACTACGAACAGTGCGGAAACCCTCAAGGTAAGCCTGCCCTCAACGTCCACGGCGGCCCAGGGTCCGGCGCCCCCCAGCGGCCGACCAGGGCCTGGGATCCCGAGCGCTACCGCGTCATCCGCTTCGACCAGCGCAACTGCGGTCGCAGCACCCCGCACGCCAGCGACCCGGCGGCGGACATGAGTCTGAACACCACACAGCACCTGATCGACGACATGGAGCGGCTGCGAGAGCACCTCGGCATCGAGAGGTGGTTGCTGAACGGCGGCTCCTGGGGCGCGACGCTCATCCTCGCCTACGCGCAGCAGCACCCCGAGCGTGTCAGTGAAATGGTCATCCCGGCCGTCACGACGACCCGCCGCACCGAGATCGACTGGCTCTACCGGGGTGCCGGGCGGTTTTACCCCGAGGCGTGGGACCGGTTCCGCGACGCCGTTCCCGAGGAGGAGCGGGACGGCGACCTGCTGGCGGCCTACGCGCGGCTGATGGAGAACCCTGACCGGGCGATCCGGGAGAAGGCCGCTGCCGACTGGCTCGCCTGGGAGGACGCGGTCATCTCGAACGAACCCAACGGCATGCCCGGCATGTACAGCAATCGCGAAGTCGACGCGCAGATCGCATTCGTACGGATCTGCGCCCACTTCTTCAGCAACGGCGCGTGGCTGGACGAGGACCAACTGCTGCGCAACGCCCACAAGCTGGCCGGGATTCCGGCAGTGCTGGTCCACGGCCGACACGACATGGGCAGCCCAGTACAGACGGCGTGGGAGCTCGCGAAGGCATGGCCGGACGCGCGGCTCCACATCATCGAAGACTCCGGACACGCCGGAAGCGACGCGATGCAGGAGACGGTCCGGACGGCCATCGAGGAGTTCAAGAACCGGTGA
- a CDS encoding universal stress protein has product METAITVGLDGSPGSLAAARWAADEAERRKLTLRLLHAWPTLVPEPTRMPSEIDHNYWARRLVHNAQAELQASHPGLTILGNLVADDPLNALLQAASESEMTVLGSRGLDPVESYFLGDISTPVVERAERPVVLIRAVSRTEDLPTIPRKAGRVVVALKLHVPCDSLLEFAFGAAAARGVPLQAVHGRAVPLHAVVPWGVDHAVTAVITQDAQKHLTQALHPWREKFPHVEVADDIDLESPAKAVIRAAEGAAILVLGRRKHRPALAPRLGPVAQAAIHHARCPVAVVPH; this is encoded by the coding sequence GTGGAGACAGCCATCACGGTGGGCCTCGACGGTTCACCCGGGAGTCTGGCAGCTGCACGATGGGCCGCCGACGAAGCCGAACGGCGCAAGCTCACACTGCGCCTGCTGCATGCGTGGCCCACCCTGGTGCCGGAACCGACGCGCATGCCCTCCGAGATCGATCACAACTATTGGGCGAGGCGGCTCGTGCACAACGCACAGGCGGAGCTCCAGGCGAGCCACCCCGGCCTCACCATCCTCGGTAACCTGGTCGCCGACGACCCCCTGAACGCACTGCTGCAAGCGGCATCGGAGTCCGAGATGACGGTGCTCGGCTCGCGGGGGCTGGATCCCGTCGAGAGCTACTTCCTGGGCGACATCAGCACGCCCGTCGTGGAACGGGCCGAGCGGCCGGTGGTCCTGATCCGTGCCGTATCACGCACGGAAGATCTGCCAACCATTCCACGCAAGGCAGGCCGTGTAGTGGTGGCACTGAAACTGCACGTTCCCTGCGACAGCCTGCTCGAATTCGCCTTCGGTGCCGCAGCAGCACGGGGCGTTCCTCTCCAGGCCGTCCACGGCCGAGCCGTGCCGCTGCACGCCGTCGTCCCCTGGGGCGTGGACCACGCCGTCACCGCAGTGATCACACAGGACGCGCAGAAGCACCTGACGCAGGCCCTCCACCCATGGCGCGAGAAGTTCCCGCACGTGGAGGTGGCCGACGACATCGATCTCGAAAGCCCCGCCAAAGCCGTCATCCGGGCCGCCGAGGGCGCCGCGATACTGGTCCTCGGTCGGCGCAAACACCGTCCCGCCCTGGCTCCACGCCTGGGGCCCGTGGCTCAGGCCGCCATCCACCACGCGCGCTGTCCTGTCGCCGTCGTCCCCCATTGA